The Solea solea chromosome 19, fSolSol10.1, whole genome shotgun sequence genome has a window encoding:
- the LOC131445890 gene encoding fibrous sheath CABYR-binding protein-like, whose protein sequence is MTKTGKPDSYWRDICRRDKRKDRDMLLQGTILPKQLHLAKESLPAINTLPAAPVQHAHEVMTFEEPENHEGEAFPRQCTLAANRPVSYLPLPPPRFPPQFVPAPPFMQAPPFMQAPSFQQAPSFQQAPSFQQAPSFQQAPSFQQAPSSQQAPSFQQAPHQQAPHQQACLPPQPRQRAWRLQKASQEDEELVAMGAQPRKRLAKEHYHYTCKGCGHEKNKKTGHTQLKGRWYCPASGLTLDQWKNSLK, encoded by the coding sequence ATGACTAAGACAGGAAAACCAGACAGTTACTGGCGGGACATCTGCAGGAGGGATAAGAGGAAGGACAGGGACATGCTGCTGCAAGGCACTATACTTCCCAAACAGCTGCACCTGGCTAAGGAGTCTCTCCCTGCGATAAACACACTTCCGGCTGCCCCTGTGCAGCATGCTcatgaagtgatgacatttgagGAGCCTGAAAACCACGAGGGGGAAGCTTTCCCCCGCCAGTGCACCCTGGCGGCAAACAGGCCTGTGTCCTATCTACCATTGCCACCTCCCCGATTCCCTCCACAATTTGTGCCAGCTCCTCCATTCATGCAAGCGCCTCCGTTCATGCAAGCTCCTTCTTTCCAGCAAGCTCCTTCTTTCCAGCAAGCTCCTTCTTTCCAGCAAGCTCCTTCTTTCCAGCAAGCTCCTTCTTTCCAGCAAGCTCCTTCTTCCCAGCAAGCTCCTTCTTTCCAGCAAGCTCCTCACCAGCAAGCGCCTCACCAGCAAGCGTGCCTTCCACCTCAGCCAAGGCAACGTGCCTGGAGACTGCAGAAAGCTTCCCAGGAAGATGAGGAGCTAGTGGCTATGGGCGCGCAACCACGAAAAAGGCTGGCAAAGGAACATTACCACTACACCTGCAAGGGGTGTGgccatgaaaaaaataaaaagactggACACACCCAGCTGAAGGGGCGGTGGTACTGTCCAGCCTCAGGACTGACACTGGATCAGTGGAAGAACAGTTTAAAGTAG